A part of Escherichia marmotae genomic DNA contains:
- the tsaB gene encoding tRNA (adenosine(37)-N6)-threonylcarbamoyltransferase complex dimerization subunit type 1 TsaB — protein MRILAIDTATEACSVALWNDGTVNAHFELCPREHTQRILPMVQDILTTSGTSLTNINALAYGRGPGSFTGVRIGIGIAQGLALGAELPMIGVSTLMTMAQGAWRKNGATRVLAAIDARMGEVYWAEYQRDENGIWHGEETEAVLKPELVHERMQQLSGEWVTVGTGWQAWPDLGKESGLVLRDGEVLLPAAEDMLPIACQLFAEGKTVAVEHAEPVYLRNNVAWKKLPGKE, from the coding sequence ATGCGAATTCTGGCTATCGATACCGCGACAGAGGCCTGCTCTGTCGCCCTGTGGAATGACGGCACTGTCAACGCTCATTTTGAGCTTTGCCCACGTGAACATACTCAACGAATCTTACCGATGGTGCAGGATATCCTGACCACCAGCGGAACCTCCCTGACTAACATAAACGCATTAGCTTACGGGCGTGGTCCCGGTAGCTTCACCGGTGTGCGTATCGGTATTGGTATTGCACAAGGGCTGGCGCTTGGCGCGGAGCTGCCGATGATTGGCGTCTCCACGCTAATGACCATGGCGCAAGGGGCATGGCGCAAAAATGGCGCGACCCGCGTGCTGGCGGCCATTGACGCGCGAATGGGCGAAGTTTACTGGGCCGAATATCAGCGTGATGAAAATGGTATCTGGCACGGTGAAGAAACCGAAGCTGTACTCAAACCAGAACTCGTTCATGAGCGGATGCAGCAGCTTTCCGGTGAATGGGTGACGGTGGGGACAGGCTGGCAAGCCTGGCCGGATCTCGGTAAAGAGAGCGGGCTGGTTTTGCGCGATGGCGAAGTGTTACTGCCCGCCGCAGAAGATATGCTGCCGATTGCCTGCCAGCTCTTTGCTGAAGGCAAAACGGTGGCAGTGGAACATGCCGAGCCGGTTTATTTGCGTAACAACGTCGCGTGGAAGAAACTTCCGGGCAAAGAATGA
- a CDS encoding putative hemolysin, which yields MKILSFALPCLLILAGCSTTSQPDAPKPPQVGMANPASVYCQQKGGTLIPVQTPQGVSNNCKLPGGETIDEWALWRREHLAGEK from the coding sequence ATGAAAATTCTCAGTTTTGCTCTGCCTTGCCTGCTAATTCTGGCAGGGTGTTCAACTACTTCTCAGCCGGATGCGCCAAAACCGCCGCAGGTTGGCATGGCGAATCCGGCTTCGGTCTACTGTCAGCAGAAAGGCGGTACGCTCATTCCGGTGCAGACACCGCAAGGGGTCAGTAACAATTGCAAATTGCCGGGTGGTGAAACGATTGATGAATGGGCGTTATGGCGGCGGGAGCATCTGGCTGGTGAAAAATAA
- the yeaY gene encoding Slp family lipoprotein YeaY produces MAVQKNVIKGILAGTFALMLSGCVTVPDAIKGSSPTPQQDLVRVMSAPQLYVGQEARFGGKVVAVQNQQGKTRLEIATVPLDSGARPTLGEPSRGRIYADVNGFLDPVDFRGQLVTVVGPITGTVDGKIGNTPYKFMVMQVTGYKRWHLTQQVIMPPQPIDPWFYGGRGWPYGYGGWGWYNPGPARVQTVVTE; encoded by the coding sequence ATGGCGGTTCAAAAGAATGTTATCAAAGGCATACTGGCAGGTACGTTTGCGCTAATGTTGAGCGGTTGTGTCACTGTGCCGGATGCCATTAAAGGCAGCAGTCCCACGCCGCAACAAGATTTAGTTCGGGTGATGAGCGCGCCGCAATTGTATGTTGGTCAGGAAGCGCGCTTTGGCGGCAAAGTGGTCGCGGTACAAAACCAGCAGGGGAAAACCCGTCTGGAAATTGCCACCGTACCGCTCGATAGCGGAGCCAGGCCGACGCTGGGGGAACCTTCTCGCGGGCGCATTTATGCCGATGTGAACGGTTTTCTTGATCCAGTTGATTTCCGCGGACAACTGGTGACGGTTGTCGGGCCAATCACCGGTACGGTTGACGGTAAAATCGGCAATACACCCTATAAATTTATGGTTATGCAGGTAACGGGCTATAAGCGTTGGCATTTAACCCAGCAGGTGATTATGCCGCCGCAGCCGATTGATCCGTGGTTTTATGGTGGCCGTGGCTGGCCCTATGGCTACGGCGGATGGGGCTGGTATAATCCCGGCCCTGCAAGAGTACAAACAGTTGTAACTGAATAA
- the yeaK gene encoding mischarged aminoacyl-tRNA deacylase — translation MTKGSVTHQRLIALLSQEGANFRIVTHEAVGKCEAVSEIRGTALGQGAKALVCKVKGNGVNQHVLAILAADQQADLSKLASHIGGLRASLASPAEVDELTGCVFGAIPPFSFHPKLKLVANPLLFERFDEIAFNAGMLDKSVILNTTDYLRIAQPELVKFRRTA, via the coding sequence ATGACTAAAGGAAGCGTGACGCATCAGCGGTTAATCGCTTTATTATCACAAGAAGGTGCTAACTTCCGCATCGTTACCCACGAAGCGGTAGGTAAATGCGAAGCGGTGTCAGAAATTCGTGGCACCGCTTTGGGTCAGGGAGCTAAAGCACTGGTGTGTAAAGTCAAAGGTAATGGCGTAAATCAGCATGTTCTGGCGATCCTCGCAGCCGATCAACAGGCTGATCTTAGTAAACTCGCCAGTCACATCGGTGGGCTACGCGCTTCGCTGGCCAGCCCGGCGGAAGTCGATGAACTGACAGGCTGTGTCTTTGGCGCTATCCCCCCCTTCAGCTTCCACCCAAAACTCAAACTGGTTGCCAACCCACTACTCTTTGAGCGATTCGATGAGATTGCCTTCAACGCAGGCATGCTGGATAAATCTGTAATTCTGAACACCACAGATTACTTGCGCATTGCGCAACCAGAACTGGTCAAATTCCGCCGTACTGCGTAA
- a CDS encoding sensor domain-containing diguanylate cyclase, with amino-acid sequence MSDQIIARVSQSLASEHSLESLVRQLLEMLEMVTDMESTYLTKVDIDARLQHILFARNSQKMHIPENFTVSWDYSLCKRAIDENCFFSDEVPDRWGDCIAARNLGITTFLSTPVHLPDGSFYGTLCAASSEKRPWSERAEQVLQLFAGLIAQYIQKEALVEQLREANAALIAQSYTDSLTGLPNRRAIFDNLKTLFSLARHLKRKAMIAFIDLDNFKLINDRFGHNSGDLFLIQVGERLNKLHQNGEIIGRLGGDEFLVVSLVNENADIPSLRERIQQQIRGEYHLGDIELFYPGASLGIVEVDPETTDADSALHAADIAMYQEKKHKEKTPFIAHSDRHS; translated from the coding sequence GTGTCAGATCAGATCATTGCCCGCGTTTCGCAGTCACTCGCCTCAGAACATTCTCTCGAAAGTCTGGTTCGGCAGCTTCTGGAGATGCTGGAAATGGTCACCGACATGGAGTCGACTTATCTGACAAAAGTGGATATTGACGCGCGCCTGCAACATATTCTGTTCGCCCGTAATAGCCAGAAAATGCACATTCCGGAGAATTTTACTGTCTCGTGGGATTACTCGTTGTGCAAACGCGCCATTGATGAAAACTGTTTTTTCAGCGATGAAGTTCCCGATCGTTGGGGTGACTGCATCGCAGCCCGCAATCTCGGCATCACGACATTCCTGAGCACGCCGGTTCACTTACCGGATGGTTCATTCTATGGCACACTTTGCGCCGCCAGCAGCGAGAAGCGTCCGTGGAGTGAGCGCGCAGAGCAGGTTTTACAGTTATTCGCCGGGCTGATTGCACAATATATTCAAAAAGAGGCGCTGGTTGAGCAATTACGTGAAGCCAATGCCGCTTTGATTGCGCAGTCGTATACTGACTCTTTAACTGGGCTACCTAATCGGCGGGCGATTTTTGATAACCTGAAGACGCTGTTTTCTCTTGCCCGGCATCTGAAGCGTAAAGCCATGATTGCCTTTATCGACCTGGATAACTTCAAACTAATCAATGACCGTTTTGGCCACAATAGCGGCGATCTGTTTCTTATTCAGGTTGGTGAGCGCCTCAATAAGCTGCATCAAAATGGCGAGATTATTGGTCGTCTCGGCGGCGATGAATTTTTAGTCGTATCTCTGGTTAATGAAAACGCGGATATCCCGTCACTGCGTGAGCGTATTCAACAGCAAATACGTGGAGAATATCACTTGGGCGATATTGAGCTGTTTTATCCTGGTGCCAGTCTTGGCATAGTTGAAGTGGATCCTGAAACAACCGACGCAGACAGTGCCCTGCATGCTGCCGATATCGCGATGTATCAGGAGAAAAAACACAAAGAGAAAACACCTTTTATCGCGCATTCAGACAGGCATTCCTGA
- a CDS encoding GlsB/YeaQ/YmgE family stress response membrane protein → MGILSWIIFGLIAGILAKWIMPGKDGGGFFMTILLGIIGAVVGGWISTLFGFGKVDGFNFGSFVVAVIGALVVLFIYRKVKS, encoded by the coding sequence ATGGGCATTCTGTCATGGATTATTTTTGGACTTATTGCCGGTATTCTGGCGAAGTGGATCATGCCTGGTAAAGATGGTGGTGGATTCTTTATGACCATCCTGCTGGGAATTATCGGTGCCGTAGTTGGTGGATGGATCAGTACACTGTTTGGTTTTGGCAAAGTCGATGGCTTTAACTTTGGTAGTTTTGTTGTTGCCGTGATTGGTGCGCTTGTCGTGTTGTTTATCTACAGAAAAGTCAAAAGTTAA
- a CDS encoding YoaK family small membrane protein, whose protein sequence is MRIGIIFPVVIFITAVVFLAWFFIGGYAAPGA, encoded by the coding sequence ATGCGAATCGGTATTATCTTTCCCGTCGTAATCTTTATTACGGCAGTCGTATTTTTAGCGTGGTTTTTTATTGGCGGCTATGCGGCCCCGGGGGCATGA
- a CDS encoding DUF1869 domain-containing protein: MGKATYTVTVTNNSNGVSVDYETETPMTLLVPEVAAEVIKDLVNTVRSYDTENEHDVCGW; the protein is encoded by the coding sequence ATGGGCAAAGCAACGTATACCGTAACCGTCACCAATAACAGTAATGGTGTTTCTGTCGATTACGAAACAGAGACGCCGATGACCTTGCTGGTGCCAGAAGTGGCGGCTGAAGTAATAAAAGATCTCGTCAATACCGTGCGTTCATATGACACGGAAAACGAACATGATGTTTGTGGTTGGTAA
- the yoaI gene encoding small membrane protein YoaI, giving the protein MNDQMLVETLIITSSFFAIAVVLVLSVLLIERTS; this is encoded by the coding sequence ATGAACGATCAAATGCTCGTTGAGACACTGATTATCACGTCATCGTTTTTTGCCATTGCAGTTGTGTTAGTACTGTCCGTTCTGCTTATTGAACGGACCAGCTAG
- the yoaJ gene encoding protein YoaJ, translating to MKKTTIIMMGVAIIVVLGTELGWW from the coding sequence ATGAAAAAAACAACGATTATCATGATGGGCGTGGCGATTATTGTCGTTCTTGGCACCGAGCTGGGATGGTGGTAA
- the fadD gene encoding long-chain-fatty-acid--CoA ligase FadD codes for MKKVWLNRYPADVPTEINPDRYQSLVDMFEQSVARYADKPAFVNMGEVMTFRKLEERSRAFAAYLQQGLGLKKGDRVALMMPNLLQYPVALFGILRAGMIVVNVNPLYTPRELEHQLNDSGASAIVIVSNFAHTLEKVVDKTAVQHVILTRMGDQLSTAKGTLVNFVVKYIKRLVPKYHLPDAISFRSALHNGYRMQYVKPELVPEDLAFLQYTGGTTGVAKGAMLTHRNMLANLEQVNATYGPLLYPGKELVVTALPLYHIFALTINCLLFIELGGQNLLITNPRDIPGLVKELAKYPFTAITGVNTLFNALLNNKEFQQLDFSSLHLSAGGGMPVQQVVAERWVKLTGQYLLEGYGLTECAPLVSVNPYDIDYHSGSIGLPVPSTEAKLVDDDDNEVPPGQPGELCVKGPQVMLGYWQRPDTTDEIIKNGWLHTGDIAVMDEEGFLRIVDRKKDMILVSGFNVYPNEIEDVVMQHPGVQEVAAVGVPSGSSGEAVKIFVVKKDSSLTEESLVTFCRRQLTGYKVPKLVEFRDELPKSNVGKILRRELRDEARGKVDNKA; via the coding sequence TTGAAGAAGGTTTGGCTTAACCGTTATCCCGCGGATGTTCCGACGGAGATCAACCCTGACCGTTATCAATCTCTGGTAGATATGTTTGAGCAATCGGTCGCGCGCTATGCCGACAAGCCCGCGTTTGTGAATATGGGGGAGGTGATGACCTTCCGCAAACTGGAAGAGCGCAGCCGTGCGTTCGCCGCGTATTTACAACAAGGGCTGGGGCTGAAGAAGGGCGATCGCGTTGCGCTGATGATGCCTAACTTATTGCAATATCCGGTGGCGCTGTTCGGCATTTTGCGCGCCGGGATGATCGTCGTAAACGTCAATCCGTTATATACCCCGCGCGAGCTTGAGCATCAGCTCAACGACAGCGGCGCATCTGCGATTGTCATCGTGTCCAACTTTGCCCATACCCTGGAAAAAGTGGTTGATAAAACCGCTGTCCAGCACGTGATTCTGACACGTATGGGCGATCAGCTTTCTACGGCGAAAGGGACGCTGGTTAACTTCGTTGTTAAATACATCAAGCGTCTGGTGCCGAAATATCATCTGCCAGATGCCATTTCATTTCGTAGCGCTCTGCATAATGGTTACCGGATGCAGTACGTAAAACCTGAACTGGTGCCGGAAGATTTAGCCTTCCTGCAATACACCGGCGGCACCACTGGCGTGGCGAAAGGCGCAATGCTGACTCACCGCAATATGCTGGCAAATCTGGAACAGGTTAACGCGACCTACGGGCCGCTGTTGTATCCGGGTAAAGAGCTGGTGGTGACGGCATTGCCGCTGTATCACATTTTCGCATTGACCATTAACTGCCTGCTGTTTATCGAACTGGGCGGGCAGAATCTGCTTATTACTAACCCACGTGATATTCCGGGGCTGGTGAAAGAGCTGGCGAAATATCCGTTTACCGCGATCACCGGCGTTAACACGTTGTTCAACGCGTTGCTGAACAATAAAGAATTCCAGCAACTGGATTTCTCCAGTCTGCATCTTTCCGCTGGTGGTGGGATGCCTGTTCAGCAAGTGGTGGCAGAACGCTGGGTGAAACTGACCGGACAATATCTGCTGGAAGGTTATGGCCTGACCGAGTGTGCACCGCTGGTCAGCGTTAACCCGTATGATATTGATTATCATAGCGGTAGCATTGGTTTGCCGGTGCCGTCGACCGAAGCCAAGTTGGTTGATGACGACGATAACGAAGTACCGCCGGGTCAACCGGGTGAGCTTTGTGTCAAAGGGCCGCAGGTGATGCTGGGCTACTGGCAGCGTCCGGATACTACCGATGAAATCATCAAAAATGGCTGGTTACACACCGGCGACATCGCGGTGATGGATGAAGAAGGATTCCTGCGCATTGTCGATCGTAAAAAAGACATGATTCTGGTTTCTGGCTTTAACGTCTACCCCAATGAGATTGAAGATGTGGTCATGCAGCACCCAGGTGTACAGGAAGTGGCGGCTGTTGGCGTACCTTCCGGTTCCAGCGGTGAAGCGGTGAAAATCTTCGTGGTGAAAAAAGACTCGTCACTCACGGAAGAATCACTGGTGACTTTTTGCCGCCGTCAGCTCACAGGCTATAAAGTACCGAAGCTGGTGGAGTTTCGTGATGAGTTACCGAAATCTAACGTCGGAAAAATTTTGCGACGAGAATTACGTGACGAAGCGCGCGGCAAAGTGGACAATAAAGCCTGA
- the yeaR gene encoding DUF1971 domain-containing protein YeaR has product MLQIPQNYIHTRSTPFWNKQTAPAGIFERHLDKGTRPGVYPRLSVMHGAVKYLGYADEHSAEPDQVILIEAGQFAVFPPEKWHNIEAMTDDTYFNIDFFVAPEVLMEGAKQRKVIHSGK; this is encoded by the coding sequence ATGCTGCAAATCCCACAGAACTACATTCATACGCGCTCAACACCTTTCTGGAATAAACAAACTGCGCCTGCCGGAATATTCGAACGTCATCTTGATAAAGGAACGCGTCCGGGTGTTTATCCACGCCTGTCCGTTATGCATGGGGCGGTCAAATATCTCGGCTACGCCGATGAACACAGCGCAGAACCTGATCAGGTGATCCTCATCGAAGCAGGTCAATTCGCGGTGTTCCCGCCAGAAAAGTGGCACAATATTGAAGCCATGACTGACGATACTTATTTCAACATTGACTTCTTCGTTGCTCCTGAAGTCCTGATGGAAGGTGCAAAACAACGGAAAGTCATTCATAGCGGGAAATGA
- a CDS encoding DUF488 domain-containing protein, with translation MNIQCKRVYDPAEQSDGYRVLVDRLWPRGIKKTDLALDEWDKEITPSTELRKAFHGEVVDFKTFREQYLAELAQHEPEGKRLAEIAQKQPLTLLYSAKNTTQNHALVLADWLRSL, from the coding sequence ATGAATATTCAGTGTAAACGCGTTTATGATCCGGCTGAACAGAGCGATGGTTATCGCGTACTGGTCGACCGCCTCTGGCCGCGTGGTATCAAAAAAACTGATTTAGCACTTGATGAGTGGGATAAAGAGATCACACCATCAACAGAGTTGCGCAAAGCCTTTCACGGAGAAGTGGTCGATTTTAAAACCTTTCGCGAACAATATCTTGCTGAACTGGCGCAACACGAGCCGGAAGGGAAACGGCTGGCGGAAATCGCTCAAAAACAGCCGCTGACCCTGCTCTACTCGGCAAAAAATACCACGCAAAACCATGCACTGGTCCTGGCCGACTGGCTACGCAGCTTGTGA
- the leuE gene encoding leucine efflux protein LeuE, producing MFAEYGVLNYWTYLVGAIFIVLVPGPNTLFVLKNSVSSGVKGGYLAACGVFIGDAVLMFLAWAGVATLIKTTPILFNIVRYLGAFYLLYLGGKILYATLKGKNNEAKSDEPQYGAIFKRALILSLTNPKAILFYVSFFVQFIDVNAPHTGISFFILATTLELVSFCYLSFLIISGAFVTQYIRTKKKLAKVGNSLIGLMFVGFAARLATLQS from the coding sequence GTGTTCGCAGAATATGGGGTTCTGAATTACTGGACCTATCTGGTTGGTGCCATTTTTATCGTGTTGGTGCCTGGGCCGAATACCCTGTTTGTGCTTAAAAATAGCGTCAGCAGTGGAGTGAAAGGCGGTTATCTTGCGGCCTGCGGTGTATTTATCGGTGACGCGGTATTGATGTTTCTGGCGTGGGCTGGTGTCGCAACCTTAATTAAGACCACACCGATATTATTCAATATCGTACGTTATCTTGGCGCGTTTTATTTGCTCTATCTGGGGGGTAAAATTCTTTACGCCACCCTGAAAGGTAAAAATAACGAGGCTAAATCAGATGAGCCACAATATGGTGCCATCTTCAAGCGCGCATTAATTTTGAGTCTGACCAATCCGAAAGCCATTTTGTTCTATGTGTCGTTTTTCGTACAGTTTATTGATGTCAATGCGCCACATACTGGGATTTCATTCTTTATTTTGGCGACAACACTGGAATTGGTAAGCTTCTGTTATTTGAGCTTCCTGATTATTTCAGGTGCATTTGTCACGCAATACATTCGCACCAAGAAGAAACTAGCCAAAGTGGGCAACTCGCTGATTGGTCTGATGTTTGTTGGTTTTGCCGCACGACTGGCGACGCTGCAGTCTTAA
- the rnd gene encoding ribonuclease D, whose amino-acid sequence MITTDDALASLCEAVRAFPAIALDTEFVRTRTYYPQLGLIQLFDGEHLALIDPLGITDWSPLKAILRDPSITKFLHAGSEDLEVFLNVFGELPQPLIDTQILAAFCGRPMSWGFASMVEEYSGVTLDKSESRTDWLARPLTERQCEYAAADVWYLLPIAAKLMVETEASGWLPAALDECRLMQTRRQEIVAPEDAWRDITNAWQLRTRQLACLQLLADWRLRKARERDLAVNFVVREEHLWSVARYMPGSLGELDSLGLSGSEIRFHGKTLLALVEKAQALPEEALPQPMLNLMDMPGYRKAFKAIKSLITDVSETHKISVELLASRRQINQLLNWHWKLKPQNNLPELISGWRGALMAEALHNLLQEYPQ is encoded by the coding sequence ATGATTACCACGGACGATGCGCTGGCTTCTTTGTGTGAAGCCGTCCGTGCCTTTCCGGCGATAGCCCTGGATACTGAATTTGTACGTACGCGCACCTATTACCCGCAACTTGGGTTGATTCAACTTTTTGATGGCGAACATCTGGCGCTAATCGATCCACTCGGGATCACCGACTGGTCACCGCTGAAAGCGATCCTGCGCGATCCTTCCATCACCAAATTTCTCCATGCGGGCAGTGAAGATCTGGAAGTGTTCCTCAATGTCTTTGGTGAGTTACCACAACCTCTGATTGACACGCAAATCCTCGCCGCATTCTGTGGACGCCCGATGTCATGGGGCTTTGCCTCTATGGTGGAAGAGTATTCCGGCGTTACGCTCGACAAGAGCGAATCGCGCACCGACTGGCTGGCCAGACCGCTAACCGAGCGTCAATGCGAATACGCGGCGGCGGACGTCTGGTATCTGTTACCGATCGCCGCAAAGCTGATGGTTGAAACGGAAGCCTCTGGTTGGCTACCTGCGGCACTGGATGAATGCCGCCTGATGCAAACGCGTCGTCAGGAGATCGTTGCGCCAGAAGACGCATGGCGTGATATCACCAATGCCTGGCAATTACGCACGCGCCAACTCGCCTGTCTGCAACTGCTAGCCGACTGGCGGCTGCGTAAGGCTCGGGAGCGCGATCTGGCGGTGAACTTTGTCGTGCGTGAAGAGCATTTGTGGTCGGTAGCGCGTTATATGCCGGGCAGTCTGGGCGAGCTGGATAGCCTGGGCTTATCCGGTAGCGAAATCCGCTTCCACGGTAAGACGTTGCTGGCGCTGGTAGAGAAAGCGCAGGCATTGCCAGAAGAGGCCTTGCCGCAGCCGATGCTTAACCTGATGGATATGCCCGGTTATCGCAAAGCGTTTAAAGCGATTAAGTCGCTGATTACTGACGTGAGTGAAACGCACAAGATCAGCGTCGAATTGCTGGCATCGCGTCGGCAAATCAACCAACTGCTGAACTGGCACTGGAAATTAAAACCACAGAATAATTTGCCAGAGCTGATTTCCGGCTGGCGTGGTGCGCTGATGGCGGAAGCATTACACAATTTATTGCAGGAATATCCGCAATAA